The following proteins come from a genomic window of Gimesia chilikensis:
- the hisC gene encoding histidinol-phosphate transaminase, with the protein MSLFRPQVQQMEGYTPGEQPQESGWVKLNTNENAYPPSPRVLEAVQQTLSGRLNIYPDPLATEFRKAAAELFDVDPDWILPGNGSDEVLTILMRTFVDAGELVSAPYPSYTLYETLAEIQGARFQKIQLNPDWSWPDAAQSQIGESKILFVPNPNAPSGNRWSDEQLLSLIPARGVLVLDEAYGDFCDQPHRGELLKSEQGEKLIVTRTLSKSYSLAGIRFGFAVAHPDLISGMRKVKDSYNCNTLSLAAATAALKDQEWMQENTEKIRTTRRYLVEQLRKLGFEAVDSQTNFVWCTHADKQHERRYQELKQRKILVRYMKFSLTEGTLDGLRITVGTDAEIQHVLDALQEIG; encoded by the coding sequence ATGAGTCTCTTTAGACCACAGGTTCAGCAGATGGAAGGTTACACTCCCGGGGAACAGCCCCAGGAGTCCGGCTGGGTCAAACTGAACACCAACGAAAACGCTTATCCTCCCTCGCCACGCGTCCTCGAAGCAGTGCAGCAGACACTGTCAGGTCGGTTGAATATCTATCCCGATCCGCTGGCAACCGAGTTTCGCAAAGCCGCTGCAGAACTGTTCGATGTCGATCCCGACTGGATCCTGCCCGGCAACGGGAGCGATGAAGTTCTGACGATCCTGATGCGAACCTTTGTCGATGCCGGAGAACTGGTATCGGCTCCCTATCCCAGCTACACCCTGTATGAAACGCTGGCTGAGATCCAGGGCGCCCGCTTTCAGAAGATTCAACTCAATCCTGACTGGAGCTGGCCCGACGCCGCACAGAGTCAAATCGGCGAGAGTAAGATTCTATTCGTTCCCAACCCGAATGCCCCGTCGGGCAATCGCTGGTCCGACGAGCAACTGCTCTCACTGATTCCTGCCCGGGGAGTACTCGTCCTCGACGAAGCCTACGGCGATTTCTGTGATCAGCCGCACCGGGGCGAACTGCTCAAATCAGAGCAGGGTGAGAAGCTGATCGTGACCCGCACCCTGAGTAAGTCCTATAGCCTGGCAGGCATCCGTTTTGGCTTCGCCGTCGCGCACCCCGATCTGATCAGCGGCATGCGGAAAGTCAAAGACAGTTACAACTGTAACACCCTCTCCCTCGCTGCAGCGACCGCAGCCCTCAAGGATCAGGAGTGGATGCAGGAGAACACCGAGAAGATCCGCACTACCCGCCGCTACCTCGTCGAACAACTCCGCAAGCTGGGCTTTGAAGCGGTCGACAGCCAGACGAATTTTGTCTGGTGCACACACGCCGACAAACAGCACGAACGGCGTTACCAGGAACTCAAGCAGCGGAAGATTCTCGTGCGTTACATGAAGTTTTCTCTGACAGAGGGAACCCTGGATGGCTTGCGGATCACCGTTGGCACCGATGCTGAGATTCAACATGTGCTGGATGCACTACAGGAGATCGGCTGA
- a CDS encoding DUF1552 domain-containing protein: MTNLLKRRTFLKGLGTTLSLPLLDIMQPQPGILSAATAAGKPPVRTAFIFFPNGVIGPSWFPTSAGADYEMPQSLKPLADLKSDINVISGLAQINARSLGDGPGDHARCASVYLTSVHPTKTSGADIKAGISVDQVAAQQVGHKTRLPSLELGLTRGRNAGQCDSGYSCAYSSNVSWRSPSTPTSKEIVPKLAFERLFGGGAEREKERARHLKDRQSILDLVKHDADQLKKQLGKNDKRKIDEYFTSVREIEQRIERSTQHEKIKPPEMRLPDGIPTELQEHARLMYDILLLAFQTDSTRIATFMVGNAGSNRTYPMVGVNSGHHALSHHRNDDKKIADIQKIDEYLISQFGYFLKRLKATPEGNSNLLDNSMICYGSAIGDGNRHTHHDLPIILAGKGGGTIKTGFHHQVKTETPLANLYLSMLDRMGTDVTAFGDSTGRLSIIDS, from the coding sequence ATGACAAATCTTCTAAAACGCCGTACATTCCTGAAAGGTCTCGGAACGACCCTGTCGCTGCCGCTGCTGGATATCATGCAGCCTCAGCCCGGCATTCTGTCAGCCGCCACCGCAGCGGGAAAACCACCGGTGAGAACCGCGTTCATCTTCTTCCCGAATGGTGTGATCGGACCATCCTGGTTCCCGACGTCAGCTGGTGCCGATTATGAAATGCCCCAGTCATTGAAACCGCTGGCCGATCTGAAATCGGACATCAATGTGATTTCCGGGCTGGCCCAGATTAATGCCCGTTCCCTGGGTGATGGCCCGGGTGACCATGCCCGTTGCGCCTCGGTTTACCTGACCAGCGTGCACCCGACCAAGACCAGTGGCGCCGACATTAAAGCCGGTATCTCGGTCGACCAGGTCGCCGCACAGCAGGTAGGTCACAAGACACGCCTGCCTTCGCTGGAACTGGGACTGACGCGCGGTCGTAACGCCGGCCAGTGCGACTCGGGTTACAGCTGTGCTTACTCGTCCAACGTCTCCTGGCGTTCGCCTTCCACGCCGACCTCGAAAGAGATCGTGCCCAAGCTGGCATTCGAACGTCTGTTCGGCGGTGGTGCCGAGCGGGAAAAAGAACGTGCCCGCCACCTGAAGGATCGCCAGAGTATTCTGGACCTCGTCAAGCACGACGCTGATCAGCTGAAGAAACAGCTGGGCAAAAACGACAAGCGGAAGATTGACGAGTACTTCACCAGCGTGCGTGAAATCGAACAGCGGATTGAACGCAGCACGCAGCATGAAAAGATCAAACCGCCCGAAATGCGGCTGCCGGACGGAATCCCCACTGAACTGCAGGAACATGCCCGCCTGATGTACGACATCCTGTTGCTGGCGTTCCAGACCGATTCCACCCGCATCGCCACTTTCATGGTCGGGAATGCTGGTAGTAACCGGACGTATCCGATGGTGGGTGTCAATTCCGGTCACCATGCGCTGTCGCATCATCGCAACGATGATAAGAAGATCGCCGATATTCAGAAGATCGATGAATATCTGATTTCCCAGTTTGGTTACTTCCTGAAGCGTCTGAAAGCGACTCCGGAAGGGAACAGCAATCTGCTGGACAACTCGATGATCTGCTACGGCAGTGCCATCGGCGACGGAAACCGTCACACGCACCACGATCTGCCTATCATCCTGGCAGGTAAAGGGGGCGGGACGATTAAGACCGGCTTCCATCATCAGGTCAAAACCGAAACGCCGCTGGCGAACCTGTATCTCTCGATGCTGGATCGGATGGGCACCGACGTGACCGCCTTTGGTGACAGCACCGGGCGTCTGAGCATTATCGATTCCTGA
- the hisB gene encoding imidazoleglycerol-phosphate dehydratase HisB, with product MSRKASIKRETAETQIELTLELDGTGQSDIQTGVGFFDHMLTLLARHALFDLTIKANGDLEVDYHHTVEDVGICLGKALCQALGDKQGITRYGSLTIPMEETLVTAALDLSGRPWFVFQVEFPTEKIGQFDTELVREFWQAFSSNGLLNLHHVLHHGANSHHISEGIFKGTARALRQAVSIDPRQQGVPSSKGVL from the coding sequence ATGAGCCGCAAAGCATCGATCAAACGTGAAACAGCCGAAACCCAGATTGAACTCACCCTGGAACTGGATGGTACCGGTCAGTCCGATATCCAGACCGGCGTCGGTTTCTTCGACCACATGCTGACCCTGCTGGCCCGCCACGCTTTGTTCGATCTGACAATCAAAGCGAACGGCGATCTGGAAGTCGACTACCATCACACAGTCGAAGACGTCGGGATCTGTCTGGGCAAAGCACTCTGTCAGGCACTCGGCGACAAGCAGGGCATCACCCGTTATGGCTCACTGACGATTCCCATGGAAGAGACCCTGGTCACCGCGGCCCTCGACTTGAGTGGGCGTCCCTGGTTTGTCTTTCAGGTTGAATTCCCCACCGAAAAAATCGGGCAGTTCGATACCGAACTCGTCCGCGAATTCTGGCAGGCATTCTCTTCCAACGGTCTGCTCAACCTGCATCACGTTCTGCATCATGGTGCGAACAGCCATCACATTTCGGAAGGCATTTTCAAAGGCACCGCGCGAGCTCTGCGGCAAGCAGTCAGCATTGATCCGCGTCAACAGGGAGTGCCTTCTTCCAAAGGTGTACTCTAA